The Daphnia carinata strain CSIRO-1 chromosome 1, CSIRO_AGI_Dcar_HiC_V3, whole genome shotgun sequence sequence TCGTGTTTACGTCAGTTCTACACACATAACGGATATAATGTATAAaagaccagaaaaaaaaaaaatgaggagggAAATGCAGAGTAAACCAGATACTCTTTCCTATAAATGCAAAACAAAGTAGgaatgaaagggaaaaagaacatATGCAGTTGGATATTGAACCCTATCCTGCCATATATGTTGTACGCGAGGAATCAAAGTTATACGTATTACGCACACAAAACACCGTTATACAGCACACGCGTATTTTTGTTCCATATTCCGTGCGCGTATGCCCTCAACACCTTCTCattaatgttgttttttttttcccaacgtGAAGTTGACATGATAAAGCGTAAACTGTGGCTTTATTCCATAGCTGCGCTATTTTCACAACTAATGTATTTCCCCCTCAGCTGATGCTATGGGATTTAGAAATGATATCAGTTGGATGGCCTTGTGAGGTTAAAAGGCAACGACAAAAATCTAACgaaatgtttttgctttcatttttctgtgtACAGAACCGGCGTCTTATGTCTGCTCTACTTGCCAGCGACGTTTCCGCAGTGCGTGGATTCTGTTGCAACATGTTCAAAACGACCACGGCGTCCGGATCTACGTGCCGGATGGCTGTGGCGACTGGCCTGAACGATCCGGAGCCGCAGGGTACTCACCCGTTTCCAACCACAAGAAATGCCCGACACCGTTGTCGCCTCACGCCGCCGCTTCAGCCCACCACCACCAGCAattgcaacaacagcaacaacaacaacagcaacaacaacagcagcatctTCATCAACAAGCCCATTCAGCCCATCATCTGCACGGCCTCAATCCGGCGTCGTTCGCTCCTCTGGCCGCCGCCTTGGCCAATCATCATCGATCGATTGAATCGTCATCGGGATCCGGACATCGATTAACTAATTCTACTCCGCACTCTGTGGCTTCCTTAGCCGCATCATCaatgtcatcatcatcgatgCCACATCTGTCCTTCCCTTTGCCACACCCGCGTATGCCGCCCACGTCGTCCAACAGCAGCGGTGGCACTAGTAGCCATTCCGCACGGACCGGCGgtggcggcagcagcagcagcggaAATGGCGCATCTACAGCCGTCAACATGTCTGCCCACTTGCCATCGCCCGTTTCCTTCCCCATGTTGCTCTCGGGCATTGGCCAACATTCGTCGCACCATTCGCTGCCCGCCGGACTGGACCCGCACATGCCGTTCGGTCTCCTCCGATTGCCGCTCGGCGAGCGCCACTCGTTCGGCGGCCCTCTGCCCAATGCCCAGCCGTCCGGCTACCCTCCGCGACCGTCTAGTCACGACCTTCTCCTCCGTGGTGGAGGCGGAAACGCGGCCGTCGCATCCGTTTCCAGTGCCAGCTCAGAGAATTTGATTCCCGAACATTTTCGCGCCGGCCTGCACGGACTGTCGGCGCTCGGCTCGTCCGGAATCTCATTCCCACCGCCGATCCAAGAATCCTTCGTTGGGGAGCGACCAACTCCTCCCGCCGTGACTCCGTCAACACCTCCAACCAGTACGCCCACCTCCGCTTCTTCAGCAGCGGGTCAAAGCATTCCGTCTAGCGCAGCAGCCAAAGATTCGGCTGATTTTTATTCGCAGCGACTGCGACAGCTGGCCGGAAATGGTCCCGAAAGCCCCAAGCCCAACGGGCCGTCTTCTAGGTCCCGCTCTCCATCGCCCAACTCAGCCAAGCTGACGGAAGCCAGTCCGCTTACCTCGCCCGTCGAATCCAAATCCAAGTCGAATGACAACTCAGCATCGACTCACTCTACGTTGCCGATCGCTGCGTCCGGCGCAGGCGAAGCAACGGCCGAGGAATCGTTCTCGACGTCCAGCCCGAAATCTAGCGGAGACGTGCAAAGAGCTTCGAGTCCGATAACACGGGAGCAACAACAGCCAGCGACGATGAAATGCTCTACGTGCGACTTCCGCTGCGCCACAACCATCGAACTGCGGCGACACATCAGGACGCATCGACGCATCCAGCGAGGTCGATCCAGCGCAGCACTGACGCCGGACTCCACGTCGCGTCGCGACCAATACGGATCGGCGGCTGAGGAGGAAGACGAAGACGATTCGGATGCCGATTCTATGGGAGACGATCGCGATGCTGGCGACGAGgaagacgacgaagatgaGGAGCTGATTGACGACAGCGACAACGAAGACATCGAGGATACGGACGGCCAGGGCGGTGACCGCTCTACCGGTCAGCGCCATCACGGTAGGAAGGACGACGACGATTGCCCAGAAGATCTGACCATCAAGTCCAGCTCGGCGCCTCCGACACCGGCTCCGAGCGTCCCTAGCGACAAGCCCAGTCCCATCCAGCAACACCAGCATCCGCTCCACGCTCTGCAGAACTTGCGCAACctccaccatcaccaccacaaCCCCAATTCGGTGGTAGAGGAGCTCATGGACAGTCTAGGATTCAGTCATCTGCACCACGAAGCTGTCCAGGCGTATAAGGAATCGCTGGCCAAGAGCGGCGGCCTCATGGTCGACGGCAGCAAATCGGCGGCCGAACAGAACGGATTCGTGGAGAAGATGCTCCGCTTCCGCGACGATCGCAAGAGTCTCATGCTACCGGCCAATGGCTCCTCACTGGACTTGGCGCCGGGTCTTTTGCGCGCCTTAGATTCACCAGTGCTCTCGTCCGCACCGGGTTCGAAACGAATGAAACTCGACGGAGAGAATCAACACCAGCGGGGTGGTGAACGCGACGCGCGTGAATCGCTTTTCGCCGCGGGCCTTTGGCTGCCTGGACTGCCTGGACTCCCCGGTCGCGATTTCTTTCCTCCTGGATTTACTGGACCCATGGGTGCCATGGATCGCGATTTGCTGGCTCGCACGGCCAAATTGGGTGGCGTCGGTTCTGCCGGCGACAACAATCCTTTCAAAAGCCTCAATTTCGGCATGAACTTGGGCCCTTTAAACCTCGGTGGATCAGGGCCAGGTCATAAATCGGGCGTATCATCCCTTTCCGGTGGCCCGCTCCAACCGGGACACGGCGGCTCGCAGTCAGCGCTGCATTCCCCATCGGGTGGCAGCACGGTAGGTGGCGGCGGTGGCGGAATGCTGTCGTCTTCCATGAAGAAGGAGAGTCGCCGCAACGACACTTGCGAATATTGCGGCAAGGTCTTCAAGAACTGCTCCAACCTGACGGTGCACAGACGTTCGCACACGGGCGAGAAACCCTACAAATGCGAACTGTGCAGCTACGCTTGCGCCCAGAGCTCCAAACTGACGCGCCACATGAAGACGCACGGCCGCCTGGGCAAAGACGTCTACCGGTGTCGCTTCTGCGAGATGCCCTTCTCCGTACCTTCGACGCTGGAGAAGCACATGCGCAAGTGCGTCGTCCAGCAGCAGAAGAAGGCCGCCAGATTGAACGCGGCGGCCGCTGCGGCCGCAgccgccgcagccgccgccgccaaCGGCGGACTCGTCGGCCAGGTCAACTTGCTCAGCATGCCCAACAACAACGCGACCAACAGCAGCATGTCCATGATCTCCGGCGGTGACGACTCCGACGACGACATCGACGACGTCGACGATATCGACTCGAGCAATTCGGCCTCCAAGGAGACGATGTGAACCGAATGAATAAGGAAGTGATACAAGTCATGGAATGCACTGAACAACGGAGATGAGTACATAATTCGAAAGCAACGTTTCGCGAGGAAGAAGGATGAAACGCGAGAATTCTTACTCGGTCGattgaaagaaatgatgatATACAAAATGTTCCTCTGGATTTGTCTGGTCGGAGTGAGGCGCACATGTTTAATGAACGGAATCAGCGTCTTTACATCGGCCAGCGCCAGGTCCTCCAACCCTTTTCCTCCTCGTTCCACAATCtcttgctctctctctctctcatcccTCCCCCGCATTGAAGCCACAACGAGCAAACCTATCAACGGGCGGCCAAAAACATggtaaataaagaataaagaagaagCGGGACAGCATCGCTTACGAACGGGGTGCAGAGGAAAAACGTTCCCATTTGATCTTACCCAGTATTTTGATGTGTTAATCCTGCAATATAATTATGATAGCCGATGTTTTGTATTCCGCCCGAATGTCATTTTTTGCCATTGATGTCtggttgttctttttttttttttgtccgtcgTCCCCATGTCTGTTGTTATCTTCTTTCCGACCACCTACCAATCACCTGAATTACGGATTGAATCCCAACGATGTGCTCTCGCGCGTCCTACTTTGCGTGCTCGAATTTCATGTTtagtttttaattattattttttcctgttatttttgtttttctttgtgtcttttttttttggcgggccctcccccctcccccccgcCGAAATGTCTTCGCAAATAACGAGCGGTGTCATGTTGCTATTCATTAATGTTAAGAGACAGAACCACAAAGAGAAACCCCGTGATCCTCTCACAGGTTATTTTCAGAAGCTTTATGTCGATTACAGTCTTAGTTTCAGTTTACGTATACtacctttatttttcaaacaagcCAGAAAGCAGAACCTTAGTTTTAAGATTTAGTTAGCCGATTTTTCATTGGGAAGCAATTGGTTCCCTCTCCtcctacgtttttttttatttatttttttttacaattggaTGGCCGAACAAGTTATGCACCAATCACCTACCCAGTAACTGCTGCCCTGTTGCCATGACTCTCCTTTATACATAACTTGGCATGTGTATTTATATAGTCCTTAATTGAGTGATGAAGTGACATCTCGTTTACTTCGTTTTTCGTTCACTCGTAATTTGGTCGAATGCTTTAATAAGAAGGGGAAATGTAatcgttgttgttgctggccaTCATCGATCGCGATAGAGATACGCGCTGAAAGTTCAAAATGGAaacctaaatttaaaaaaaaaaaaattatattctGCTGGCGAGTCTCACGTAATCGATAGGGAATTGacatccgctttttttttaagtcttgttttcttttccaaagcAGGGTTTCTTTCacgttcttgttttctttgtgcgtgcgtgtgtgtcatTATTGttcttccccttttcttcCCCACAGAGCAAGGCGCGGTGTAACAATGTCGATTTCCCGATTACGTCGAAAGTAGGAATAATCCAAAAAGACTTGAAAATCAGGCACACCATCGTTTCGGTGCAATGTCGCCGCTACgtattttctctctctctctctctctctctctctctctgtgttgTGCGCCGAGAgatcaataaacaaaatggGCGAGTCCTGTACAGCTTGTGCAACACAGATACttcccctctcttttcttGATTAGGTTTTCCCcgtattattttctttttgtcctaTATAGAGGATAAAAGCGCGTGGTTTAGCCGTTTGTTTCGAACCCTTGTGTTTGTTTATCAAAAGCATCGTCTTAAAGTGTATGTGCCCTTTTTCACCCGTGAACATTTTTGACCATGATGAACAATGTCTCGATACCAAAGCCAGTGTGTGTTTCTTCTCAAGTTGTGTATTTGGTTCCTCTCTTGTCCTTTGTCACCTCTACCAATTTCTTCGTCCACCCTTCCATCCCATCGCATACGTTCATCCGCAAATTTGGCTCCTCATCCCAAACTATGGATTTAATTCTTCTCGCGAGGAGAGGGGCAAAACAAAACTGGTTTGGGCCTATTCTATTTCACCGATTTTCGGCCTAATTATTCACTaaatggacttttttttttgctgcgggtgtacatttgtttgttcgAAAGCtgtgtatttgttttgtttttttctactctCGTCTCTTCACGCGTTTCTTGCGTTTCATATGATTTACGTATGCGTTTGTCGAGCGTGCATTATGCGTGATCGTGTGCGTACATGTGAGTGGGTGGGCCACGGTAGAGGATGATTGAAGtatgtcttctttttttt is a genomic window containing:
- the LOC130691354 gene encoding B-cell lymphoma/leukemia 11A-like yields the protein MRIKMPAMRIAQEPEEMAPDSLTCGVCRKEFPLGEIVRFIQHKVLSCNKENYRVMCARSGRGGGGPDADDLSLQIDSGGSSGNTASTTTGSVCSRRPSISAPINSRRLTATISSSSALTSATDTADDVPTEAGAGQSDPCCSVKAEEVEDRTGAHKGPTTADAESNTVNSEPASYVCSTCQRRFRSAWILLQHVQNDHGVRIYVPDGCGDWPERSGAAGYSPVSNHKKCPTPLSPHAAASAHHHQQLQQQQQQQQQQQQQHLHQQAHSAHHLHGLNPASFAPLAAALANHHRSIESSSGSGHRLTNSTPHSVASLAASSMSSSSMPHLSFPLPHPRMPPTSSNSSGGTSSHSARTGGGGSSSSGNGASTAVNMSAHLPSPVSFPMLLSGIGQHSSHHSLPAGLDPHMPFGLLRLPLGERHSFGGPLPNAQPSGYPPRPSSHDLLLRGGGGNAAVASVSSASSENLIPEHFRAGLHGLSALGSSGISFPPPIQESFVGERPTPPAVTPSTPPTSTPTSASSAAGQSIPSSAAAKDSADFYSQRLRQLAGNGPESPKPNGPSSRSRSPSPNSAKLTEASPLTSPVESKSKSNDNSASTHSTLPIAASGAGEATAEESFSTSSPKSSGDVQRASSPITREQQQPATMKCSTCDFRCATTIELRRHIRTHRRIQRGRSSAALTPDSTSRRDQYGSAAEEEDEDDSDADSMGDDRDAGDEEDDEDEELIDDSDNEDIEDTDGQGGDRSTGQRHHGRKDDDDCPEDLTIKSSSAPPTPAPSVPSDKPSPIQQHQHPLHALQNLRNLHHHHHNPNSVVEELMDSLGFSHLHHEAVQAYKESLAKSGGLMVDGSKSAAEQNGFVEKMLRFRDDRKSLMLPANGSSLDLAPGLLRALDSPVLSSAPGSKRMKLDGENQHQRGGERDARESLFAAGLWLPGLPGLPGRDFFPPGFTGPMGAMDRDLLARTAKLGGVGSAGDNNPFKSLNFGMNLGPLNLGGSGPGHKSGVSSLSGGPLQPGHGGSQSALHSPSGGSTVGGGGGGMLSSSMKKESRRNDTCEYCGKVFKNCSNLTVHRRSHTGEKPYKCELCSYACAQSSKLTRHMKTHGRLGKDVYRCRFCEMPFSVPSTLEKHMRKCVVQQQKKAARLNAAAAAAAAAAAAAANGGLVGQVNLLSMPNNNATNSSMSMISGGDDSDDDIDDVDDIDSSNSASKETM